In the Kaistella sp. 97-N-M2 genome, one interval contains:
- a CDS encoding rhomboid family intramembrane serine protease, which translates to MSPVLLVIIAVTAIISYIAFNNQALFEKYKFNVGAILQRKEYIRLLSAGFLHADLMHLLFNMMTLYFFGPIVVEAFGITGFLIVYFGSILLGNIFSLYLYQNQAWYSAIGASGGVSGILFASIAMIPDLGIYFFFIPIAIPGYIFGFLYFAYSVYMMLNPKHNDNIGHAAHLGGAFFGLVYAVGLQPERAVENALFLGIMALPLIYMAYMVFVKKKIG; encoded by the coding sequence ATGAGTCCAGTTCTTTTAGTCATTATCGCGGTTACGGCGATTATCAGTTATATCGCTTTTAACAATCAGGCGCTTTTCGAAAAATACAAATTTAATGTCGGCGCGATCCTTCAGCGGAAAGAATATATCCGGCTTTTATCTGCGGGCTTTCTGCATGCAGATTTAATGCATCTTCTTTTCAACATGATGACGCTGTATTTTTTCGGACCCATTGTAGTAGAAGCTTTTGGTATTACCGGATTTTTAATTGTATACTTTGGCTCGATCCTCCTCGGGAATATTTTTTCCTTGTATTTGTATCAAAACCAGGCGTGGTATTCCGCGATAGGTGCCAGTGGCGGGGTTTCCGGAATTTTATTTGCGTCGATTGCGATGATTCCGGACCTGGGTATTTACTTTTTCTTTATCCCAATCGCCATTCCGGGCTATATTTTCGGTTTTTTATATTTCGCCTATTCCGTGTACATGATGCTGAACCCCAAGCATAACGATAACATCGGCCATGCTGCGCATTTGGGAGGCGCATTTTTCGGTTTGGTTTATGCCGTGGGTCTGCAGCCGGAGCGCGCTGTAGAAAATGCCTTGTTCTTAGGCATTATGGCGCTGCCGCTCATTTATATGGCGTATATGGTTTTCGTGAAAAAGAAAATTGGCTAA
- a CDS encoding ATP-dependent Clp protease adaptor ClpS produces MFSIIYNSKNYDKPQREYEEDVAVLEQEDEVYKIVLWNDDVNTFDDVIEALVEICEHTLEQAEQCTMLVHYKGKCTVKTGSLEKLKPMHEKLLSRGLTSEIV; encoded by the coding sequence ATGTTTAGCATTATTTATAATTCTAAAAATTACGATAAACCACAGCGGGAATACGAAGAAGACGTTGCGGTCCTCGAGCAGGAAGATGAAGTTTACAAAATTGTTCTGTGGAATGATGATGTAAATACGTTCGACGACGTGATCGAAGCTTTGGTTGAAATTTGCGAGCATACCTTAGAGCAGGCCGAACAGTGTACCATGCTTGTGCATTACAAGGGGAAATGTACGGTGAAGACAGGCAGTTTGGAGAAACTAAAGCCCATGCACGAAAAACTTCTTTCGCGGGGTTTAACATCAGAAATCGTTTAA
- a CDS encoding hemolysin family protein — MDSDVVKLLLALFLVVLNGFFVAAEFSIVKVRYSQIQIKAAEGNSMAKQAEHLIKHLDEYLSATQLGITLASLALGWVGESAMHHVIENSFHYFEVAIADATVTTISLVISFFLITVMHIVFGELIPKSIAIRKAEQTAMVIAMPLRVFYTVFKPFIWTMNHMSNGFLRLIKIHPASEQEIHSTEELQLLVKQSADSGEIEEENYEIIKNAFDFTDHSAKQIMVPRQNISSIDIEDPVEDIITIIMDGGYSRLPVYKDSIDNIIGIFYAKEIIREYVKRKGVLNHTDLQELMRDAFFVVGSKKISDLLKVFQQKKQHLAVVIDEFGGTEGIVTLEDILEELVGEIQDEEDDEEKIVDKVGENVFWVQATQPLDEINEHLPKLFPLSEDGEYNTLAGYILHELEDIPGENQEFTINDYHVKILKMQNKSVDLVELVYEEPNLIDTLSEEMSEL, encoded by the coding sequence ATGGACTCAGACGTCGTCAAGCTTTTATTAGCTTTGTTTTTAGTAGTACTCAATGGTTTTTTCGTAGCCGCAGAATTTTCTATCGTTAAAGTTCGTTATTCTCAAATTCAGATCAAAGCCGCCGAAGGAAATTCGATGGCAAAACAGGCTGAACATCTCATTAAACATTTAGATGAATACCTTTCTGCAACGCAGCTGGGGATTACTTTAGCTTCGTTGGCCTTAGGTTGGGTCGGCGAAAGTGCAATGCATCATGTGATCGAAAACAGCTTCCATTATTTCGAAGTTGCCATTGCAGACGCAACCGTCACCACGATTTCCCTCGTCATAAGTTTCTTTTTGATAACAGTTATGCACATCGTTTTCGGAGAATTAATTCCGAAATCCATTGCGATAAGAAAAGCCGAACAAACCGCCATGGTCATCGCCATGCCATTACGGGTTTTTTACACGGTTTTTAAACCATTTATCTGGACGATGAATCACATGTCGAACGGATTCCTCCGTTTGATAAAAATTCATCCTGCCTCCGAACAGGAAATTCATTCGACGGAAGAGTTGCAGCTTTTGGTAAAACAATCAGCAGATTCCGGCGAAATCGAGGAAGAGAACTACGAGATCATAAAAAATGCGTTCGACTTTACCGATCATTCTGCGAAGCAGATTATGGTTCCGCGACAAAATATATCTTCCATAGATATTGAAGATCCTGTAGAAGATATCATTACTATTATTATGGACGGTGGTTATTCCAGACTTCCCGTTTATAAAGATTCAATCGATAATATTATCGGAATCTTTTACGCCAAAGAAATCATCCGCGAGTATGTAAAAAGAAAAGGTGTGCTTAATCACACCGATTTGCAGGAATTAATGCGTGATGCCTTTTTTGTGGTTGGAAGTAAAAAGATTTCGGATCTTTTAAAAGTGTTTCAACAGAAAAAGCAGCATTTGGCCGTGGTTATCGATGAATTTGGTGGCACGGAAGGAATTGTGACGCTGGAAGATATTTTGGAAGAACTGGTCGGTGAAATTCAAGATGAAGAAGATGACGAAGAAAAAATCGTCGATAAAGTAGGTGAAAATGTTTTCTGGGTTCAGGCAACGCAACCTTTAGATGAAATTAATGAACATTTGCCCAAACTGTTTCCGCTTTCGGAAGATGGCGAATACAACACTTTGGCAGGTTATATATTACACGAACTCGAAGATATTCCAGGCGAAAATCAGGAGTTTACCATCAACGATTATCACGTGAAAATCCTGAAAATGCAGAATAAAAGCGTAGATCTGGTCGAATTGGTTTATGAAGAGCCAAATCTTATCGACACGCTTTCCGAAGAAATGTCCGAACTATAA